The proteins below are encoded in one region of Silene latifolia isolate original U9 population unplaced genomic scaffold, ASM4854445v1 scaffold_139, whole genome shotgun sequence:
- the LOC141637715 gene encoding uncharacterized protein LOC141637715, producing MLKAKEKKKESDTPSESEEEDEQPKRKSKNKNDDDRGLKLDIPDFDGEMDPEKFLDWVRQAERVFEYKEYDDKKQFKVAILKLTKYASLWYENLKKQRKKEGKAKIESWLKLKKHLLKRFVPKDYEQDNYIKLQSLEQESMSVTDYIKEFEKMSIVCDLEEKEELRVARFVKGLTPALAKRVEIQNYEGFNDVCRLALKFEKHDKAQKLHAYSKGTSSYSMSKN from the coding sequence ATGTTGAAGGCTAAAGAGAAGAAAAAGGAATCGGACACTCCATCCGAATCTGAAGAAGAAGACGAGCAGCCAAAGAGAAAGTCGAAAAataagaacgatgatgatcgGGGTTTGAAACTCGATATTCCAGACTTTGATGGCGAGATGGATCCGGAAAAATTTCTGGATTGGGTAAGACAAGCTGAGAGGGTTTTCGAGTATAAAGAGTATGATGACaagaagcaatttaaagttgcaatcttgaaacttaCAAAGTATGCATCTTTATGGTACGAGAACTTAAAGAagcaaagaaagaaagaaggtaaAGCAAAGATCGAATCTTGGCTGAAATTGAAGAAGCATCTCCTGAAACGGTTCGTGCCAAAGGACTATGAACAAGATAACTACATAAAGCTCCAATCTTTAGAGCAAGAAAGTATGTCCGTGactgattatatcaaagaattcgaAAAGATGTCAATCGTGTGCGATCTTGAGGAGAAAGAAGAGCTAAGAGTGGCGAGATTTGTCAAGGGCCTAACACCCGCACTTGCTAAAAGAGTCGAGATCCAGAATTATGAAGGTTTTAATGATGTGTGCCGATTAGcattgaagttcgaaaaacatGATAAGGCACAAAAACTTCATGCTTATTCGAAAGGGACGAGCTCTTATTCAATGTCAAAGAACTAG